The Caldilineales bacterium genome contains a region encoding:
- a CDS encoding ribose-phosphate pyrophosphokinase: MPLNRHALRVFTGSAHPCLAEEVAYCLKRPLSKCTTQVLPDTEVHVTIDELVRDDDVYIIQPCPAPVNRHLIELLLYIDAFRRASAHAINVVIPYFPYARQERMAKGREAISARVVATMLETMGANRVIYVDIHAEATQGFFTIPVDPLSAMKVFAEHFRRMDLVNPVVVSPDVGRAKLAGRFARLLEMDLVLMHKRRISPEKVETVAIGDIKGRTPIIFDDIIAGGSVLEQAEKLVEAEARPEVCLAITHPVLLPTALKHLDAPYIKHLAVADTIPVPPEKQHPKLQVLSVAPLLANAISRIHFGESMGPLLEHLG; encoded by the coding sequence ATGCCCCTGAATCGCCACGCCCTCCGCGTCTTCACCGGCTCGGCCCACCCTTGCCTGGCCGAAGAGGTGGCTTACTGCCTGAAGCGCCCTCTGAGCAAATGCACCACCCAGGTGCTGCCCGATACAGAAGTCCACGTCACCATCGACGAGTTGGTGCGCGATGATGATGTCTACATCATCCAACCCTGTCCGGCGCCCGTCAACCGCCACCTGATCGAGTTGTTGCTCTACATCGACGCCTTCCGCCGCGCCTCGGCCCATGCCATCAACGTCGTCATCCCCTATTTCCCCTACGCCCGCCAGGAGCGGATGGCCAAAGGCCGCGAGGCGATCAGCGCCCGCGTGGTGGCCACCATGCTGGAGACCATGGGCGCCAACCGCGTGATCTATGTCGACATCCACGCCGAGGCCACGCAGGGCTTCTTCACCATCCCCGTCGATCCGCTCTCGGCCATGAAGGTCTTCGCCGAGCACTTCCGCCGCATGGATCTCGTCAACCCGGTGGTGGTGTCGCCGGACGTGGGACGGGCCAAACTGGCCGGCCGTTTCGCCCGGCTGTTGGAGATGGACCTGGTGCTGATGCACAAGCGCCGGATCAGCCCGGAAAAGGTGGAGACGGTCGCCATCGGCGACATCAAGGGTCGCACGCCCATCATTTTCGATGACATCATCGCCGGCGGCAGTGTGCTGGAGCAGGCGGAGAAGTTGGTCGAGGCAGAAGCCCGGCCCGAAGTCTGCCTGGCCATCACCCACCCCGTCCTCCTCCCCACCGCCCTCAAGCACCTCGACGCCCCCTACATCAAGCATCTGGCCGTAGCCGACACCATCCCCGTGCCCCCAGAAAAGCAGCACCCCAAGTTGCAGGTGCTCTCGGTGGCCCCCCTCCTGGCCAACGCCATCTCGCGCATCCATTTTGGCGAGTCGATGGGGCCGTTGCTCGAACACCTGGGCTGA
- the rdgB gene encoding RdgB/HAM1 family non-canonical purine NTP pyrophosphatase, with protein sequence MPTRLLVATRNPGKAREYRQLLTDLPVEVTWLEAEGIELEVEETGGSFEENAILKATGYARASGLLTWADDSGLEVDYLGGWPGVASARHAGPHATDQDRIQILLEKLEGVPFEQRAAVFRCVVALATPAGWVQTVAGSSSGVIAHHPAGENGFGYDPIFFIPKFGCTYAQLAGAEKHSVSHRGRAAQRARLLLQKMVGA encoded by the coding sequence ATGCCCACCCGTCTCCTGGTTGCCACCCGCAACCCCGGCAAAGCGCGCGAATATCGCCAGTTGCTGACCGATCTGCCTGTGGAGGTCACCTGGTTGGAGGCCGAGGGCATCGAGTTGGAGGTCGAAGAGACAGGGGGCAGCTTCGAGGAAAACGCCATCCTCAAGGCCACCGGCTATGCCCGCGCCAGCGGGCTGCTGACATGGGCCGATGACAGCGGGTTGGAGGTCGATTATCTGGGCGGCTGGCCGGGGGTGGCGTCGGCCCGCCATGCCGGCCCCCATGCCACCGATCAGGATCGCATCCAGATCTTGCTGGAGAAGCTGGAGGGGGTTCCGTTCGAGCAGCGGGCGGCGGTCTTCCGCTGTGTGGTGGCGCTGGCCACGCCCGCTGGCTGGGTGCAGACGGTCGCTGGCTCCAGCAGCGGGGTGATCGCCCACCATCCGGCGGGGGAGAACGGCTTCGGCTACGACCCCATCTTCTTCATCCCCAAGTTCGGCTGCACCTATGCCCAGCTCGCGGGCGCGGAAAAACACTCGGTCAGCCATCGTGGACGGGCGGCGCAGCGGGCGCGGCTGCTGTTACAGAAGATGGTGGGGGCGTGA